The following proteins come from a genomic window of Herpetosiphon gulosus:
- a CDS encoding plasmid related protein, whose translation MNTPPTIQHAAFDLGRVLLTRGIDALRLSKYDLIQLLRRHAWCQWQLDADDITANMEAIRKGYRVFGSLVFDGITIWVITEADRASTTLLLPDEY comes from the coding sequence ATGAATACGCCCCCGACTATCCAGCACGCTGCGTTTGATCTCGGTCGCGTTTTGTTAACGCGTGGCATTGATGCACTCAGGTTGTCCAAATATGATCTTATTCAGCTGCTCCGGCGGCATGCGTGGTGTCAATGGCAGCTGGATGCTGATGATATTACTGCCAATATGGAGGCGATTCGTAAGGGCTATCGCGTGTTTGGCAGTCTTGTGTTTGATGGAATCACCATTTGGGTGATTACCGAAGCCGACCGCGCCAGCACGACCCTGTTACTACCTGACGAATACTAG
- a CDS encoding DUF1579 domain-containing protein: MTLERLSTAPTDFDFALGDWHVRHRRLKDRLVGCTDWIAFPGRMSTHAVLGGYGNLEDNLVQLPEGPYRAIAIRSFNPDTLCWSIWWLDGRMPGQLDVPVVGQFAHGIGTFYADDTLHGTPIKVRFLWFTTTPDQPRWEQAFSADNGVTWETNWTMEFSR; encoded by the coding sequence ATGACCCTTGAACGACTGAGCACTGCGCCAACCGACTTTGATTTCGCCCTCGGCGACTGGCATGTGCGCCACCGACGACTCAAAGACCGCCTCGTTGGCTGCACCGACTGGATTGCGTTCCCAGGACGCATGTCCACCCACGCCGTGCTTGGCGGCTATGGAAACCTTGAAGACAACCTTGTGCAGCTCCCGGAAGGGCCATATCGCGCTATCGCGATCCGCTCGTTCAATCCCGACACGCTGTGCTGGTCGATCTGGTGGCTCGATGGGCGCATGCCTGGCCAGCTTGACGTGCCTGTGGTCGGGCAGTTTGCCCACGGTATCGGCACCTTCTACGCTGATGACACACTCCACGGCACCCCCATCAAAGTCCGCTTTCTCTGGTTTACGACCACACCCGACCAGCCGCGCTGGGAACAAGCCTTCTCCGCCGATAATGGAGTCACGTGGGAAACCAACTGGACGATGGAGTTCTCCCGCTAA
- a CDS encoding IS4 family transposase, with protein sequence MSIIPQVSQAMQSLLTTTTETVAATLGYVKRPDRAAFTPSTLVQTLVYGCLANPTASLGQLAHMAARVGVDVSPQAIDRRFTLATATLLHQVLTATLGYAMSADPVAVPILQRFTSVRIHDSTTIGLPDALATTYRGCGNDTARGTAGMKCGVQLDLLTGAICGIDLADGRASDHALPVQHAPLPAGSLRLADLGFYNMRVFRELAAAEVYWLSRVQSHSRIRLPGQKEQSILEVVTGLGDVDHWEGAVMVGKDHRLHARLLVQRVSDAVAAQRCQRVKDEAHGKRRPVSKDALDLAAWTVVITNAPGDKLSLAEAMVLLKIRWQIELVFKLWKSHGHVDEWRTKNPARILCEIYAKLIGLVFQQWILVASAWDTAERSLFKAAQIVMAYATDLASSRGCREQLETVLTTLANIIGRLARVQKRQKRPSTAQRLRALTTGGG encoded by the coding sequence ATGTCGATCATACCGCAGGTTAGTCAGGCCATGCAATCCCTTCTGACCACCACCACCGAAACGGTTGCAGCAACGCTTGGCTATGTGAAGCGTCCCGACCGGGCAGCCTTCACCCCGAGCACGTTGGTGCAGACACTGGTCTATGGATGCTTGGCCAACCCGACGGCTAGTTTGGGACAATTGGCCCACATGGCGGCACGCGTGGGCGTTGATGTCTCGCCCCAAGCGATTGATCGGCGGTTTACGCTCGCCACCGCCACGCTGCTGCACCAGGTGCTGACCGCCACTCTGGGCTACGCCATGAGCGCTGATCCCGTCGCGGTGCCGATTCTTCAACGTTTCACCAGTGTCCGCATCCATGACAGCACCACGATTGGCCTCCCTGATGCGCTGGCAACGACCTACCGTGGGTGTGGCAACGATACGGCGCGTGGTACAGCGGGAATGAAATGCGGTGTCCAACTCGATCTCCTCACCGGGGCGATCTGCGGGATCGATCTTGCCGATGGACGGGCATCAGACCATGCCTTGCCAGTCCAACACGCCCCACTGCCGGCTGGGAGTCTGCGGCTGGCCGACCTCGGCTTCTACAACATGCGTGTTTTTCGTGAGCTTGCCGCCGCTGAGGTGTATTGGCTCTCGCGGGTCCAGAGTCACAGCCGGATTCGGCTGCCAGGCCAGAAAGAACAGTCGATCCTTGAGGTCGTGACGGGATTGGGCGACGTGGATCACTGGGAAGGGGCGGTGATGGTTGGCAAAGATCATCGCCTGCATGCACGGTTGTTGGTGCAACGGGTGTCGGATGCCGTGGCAGCGCAACGGTGTCAGCGGGTGAAAGACGAGGCACATGGCAAGCGCCGCCCGGTCTCCAAGGATGCTCTTGATCTGGCCGCATGGACGGTGGTCATTACCAACGCACCGGGAGACAAACTCAGTCTCGCCGAGGCGATGGTTCTGCTGAAAATCCGCTGGCAGATCGAACTGGTGTTCAAATTATGGAAGAGTCATGGCCATGTGGACGAGTGGCGGACCAAGAACCCAGCCCGCATTCTCTGCGAGATCTATGCCAAATTGATCGGACTGGTCTTTCAACAGTGGATTCTCGTGGCGAGTGCGTGGGATACGGCGGAGCGCAGCCTGTTCAAAGCGGCGCAAATCGTGATGGCCTATGCGACCGATCTGGCGAGCAGTCGCGGATGTCGTGAGCAATTGGAGACGGTGCTCACGACCCTTGCTAACATCATTGGGCGGTTGGCGCGGGTGCAGAAACGTCAGAAGCGGCCCTCAACGGCCCAACGGCTACGAGCGCTGACGACGGGGGGAGGCTAA
- a CDS encoding S8 family serine peptidase has protein sequence MTKHDLVLLQWDQRIDRIYAIQAIQPSDAFGVAAPATPTIISALNTEYIPPLWHAGLQGQGRKLGLLEVGRPRPMPGLTIVSQQPACTGLSIDDHATVVANVIASSSAYLGVAPDAGVIAGYAVVEEDVESALTWMFDQGADAANISLSSEGSNQLGRSDRVVDYITRRDRRLIVVATGNQGGFVGSPAKAWGALSVGGFEDMNSMTWNDDDMLEEFYPPPATNKISAWGNPIMGSMTWEKPEVSAVSVITTYTDVGVASTWVGTSMAAPQVTGLAGLLIQAMPTLVDWPEATKAIIMASSVHNIADGIAIDPAAGDLHDGAGGLVGVLAREVALTHGELGIFFPCSDS, from the coding sequence ATGACAAAACATGATTTGGTGTTGCTTCAGTGGGATCAACGGATTGATCGGATTTATGCGATCCAAGCGATTCAACCTTCCGATGCGTTTGGTGTGGCTGCGCCTGCCACGCCGACCATAATCAGCGCCCTCAATACTGAGTACATTCCACCATTATGGCATGCTGGATTACAAGGGCAAGGGCGGAAACTCGGGCTGCTTGAAGTGGGACGGCCTCGACCAATGCCAGGCCTAACAATTGTAAGTCAACAACCCGCATGTACAGGGTTGTCTATCGATGATCATGCGACAGTCGTTGCCAATGTCATAGCCAGTAGCTCAGCCTATTTAGGGGTCGCGCCTGATGCAGGGGTCATCGCAGGATATGCGGTTGTTGAGGAAGATGTGGAATCAGCATTAACCTGGATGTTTGACCAAGGTGCTGATGCCGCCAACATAAGTTTATCGAGCGAAGGATCAAATCAATTGGGGCGTTCTGATCGGGTTGTTGATTATATTACCCGTCGTGATCGACGCTTAATTGTCGTTGCAACTGGCAATCAGGGAGGCTTTGTTGGATCGCCAGCTAAGGCATGGGGGGCATTATCGGTTGGGGGGTTTGAGGATATGAATTCCATGACCTGGAATGATGATGACATGTTAGAAGAGTTCTATCCTCCGCCCGCAACGAACAAAATTTCTGCTTGGGGAAATCCGATAATGGGATCGATGACATGGGAGAAGCCTGAAGTCAGTGCCGTTAGTGTCATAACAACCTATACTGATGTGGGAGTTGCCTCAACCTGGGTTGGTACAAGCATGGCCGCCCCACAAGTAACAGGTTTGGCAGGCTTATTAATCCAAGCAATGCCAACGCTCGTTGATTGGCCGGAAGCAACCAAAGCAATTATTATGGCTTCATCGGTGCATAATATTGCCGATGGAATCGCCATTGATCCTGCGGCGGGTGATCTCCATGATGGAGCAGGCGGTTTGGTAGGAGTATTGGCCCGCGAGGTTGCCCTAACCCATGGAGAATTGGGTATCTTCTTCCCGTGTAGTGATTCATGA